A window of the Nycticebus coucang isolate mNycCou1 chromosome 3, mNycCou1.pri, whole genome shotgun sequence genome harbors these coding sequences:
- the TNFSF14 gene encoding tumor necrosis factor ligand superfamily member 14: MEERVVRPSVFVVDGQTDIPFRRLGRRHQRQPCCTARVGLGLLLLLIGAGLAVQGWFLLQLHWRLGETVARLPDRDTGSWEHLMQERRSHQINPAAHLTGANSSLIGSGGPLLWETQLGLAFLRGLSYHNGALVTTQAGYYYIYSKVQLGGVGCPQGLASGLPVTHGLYKRTPRYPEELELLVSRRSPCRRAAGSRVWWDSSFLGGVVHLEAGEEVIVRVPEEHLVRLRDGTRSYFGAFMV; this comes from the exons ATGGAGGAGAGAGTTGTGCGGCCCTCCGTTTTTGTggtggatggacagacagacatcCCGTTCAGGAGACTGGGACGAAGGCACCAGAGACAGCCCTGCTGCACGGCCCGGGTGGGCCTGGGTCTCTTGCTGCTGCTCATAGGTGCTGGGCTGGCCGTCCAAGGCTGGTTTCTGCTGCAGCTGCACTGGCGCCTAGGCGAGACTGTCGCCCGCCTGCCG GACAGAGACACAGGCTCCTGGGAGCATCTGATGCAAG AGCGGAGGTCTCACCAGATCAACCCAGCAGCACACCTCACAG gGGCCAATTCCAGCTTGATAGGCAGCGGGGGTCCACTGCTGTGGGAGACGCAGCTGGGCCTGGCCTTCCTGAGGGGCCTCAGCTACCACAATGGCGCCCTAGTGACCACCCAGGCTGGATACTACTACATCTATTCCAAAGTgcagctgggtggggtggggtgtccaCAAGGGCTAGCCAGCGGCCTGCCTGTCACCCACGGGCTCTACAAGCGCACACCCCGCTACCCTGAGGAGCTGGAACTTTTGGTCAGCCGGCGTTCACCCTGCAGAAGGGCAGCCGGCTCCCGCGTCTGGTGGGACAGCAGCTTCCTGGGTGGCGTGGTGCACCTGGAAGCCGGGGAGGAGGTGATCGTGCGTGTGCCCGAGGAGCACCTGGTCAGACTGCGTGACGGCACCCGGTCCTACTTCGGGGCCTTCATGGTGTAA